GGTTGAGGGCGATGCGCTTGTAGACGTTGCGCCAGTTGGGTCGGGCGAAGTGGGACTTGACGCGGGTCCCGGAGACGACGTCGACCCCGTGCTTGGCGTGGTTCAGGGACTGCAGCATCGTGATGAGGGCGGACCGGGCGTCCCCTTCTTCGTATACGCTGGTGCAGTAGGTGTGCAGCTCGATCACCCCCTTCTTGTCCGTCTCCGCCACCTCATTCATCACCCCACGGAACCACTCGAACGACCCCTGCTCCCTCGTCACCCAGTAGAAGTAGGCCCTCCGGGTATTGAACGTCGACGACGTTCCGCTGGGCCTATGGCTGCTGCCGCCGGCGCCTTCCAGATCCCGATCGCCCTCCGAGTCGAGCAGGCCTTCCGATTCCAGCTGCTTCATGTTGTTGACGATGTCCTTGAGGATGCTGATGAAGGGGGTGGCGCCGATGCCCAGCCCCACCAGCAGAACCACGTCGTACTTCTTGTAGTCCTGGGCCGGCGCTCCATAGGGTCCATCTATCAGCACCCGAGGCATGCTGCACTCGCATTTTGCAAaccaaatgaataaataaattaatccaCTCTTCTGAGTACCATCGCTTCTCCAAATTAAGACTTGCCGTCCCTCtacttcttttgttcttttttttgttttttcttttggtgcgtacattaatataatataagtagGCAACAAACAGAGCCAGCTGCATGACTAATACTGTTGAAAGAGACAAGGAAGTGAGAGAGAGTTGGAGAGGCCGGCAAGCAAAGAGCGTGAAAGAGGTTCGTCGTGTTCCAAAAATATCAGAGGTGGTGGCCTTCAATCGTTTGTCATGTGAGCTGGATATTAATATCGGAGCGCAGGAGGAAGAAGGTTAAGCTGGTCCTCACCTTGGAATGGAGATGTCGGCGTCGCCATCGCAGTCGGCTCTCAGAAGCCCGCTTTTCCCATCGGCCGGTCGCTGGCACACCTGATTCCATTAACCAAATCCCACTCATCTAATTAGCATTACCTCAAAAATATTACTACCATGCTATATATTATTTAACCCACTAATTACTACTAGTTGAAATCCTCTACTGTCATCCCATCTGTAATCCAAAATTAGTAAAGTAAATCTAAAGCATAACAACAGCGCCACGTACTCTCGAGAAAACCGTTTTGAGCTGGCGGGTCCAGTCGCCGAGCGTCCGTATGTGGACGCTGAGGTAATCATCTTCGGGCGCTGAAGTGATAGAGAACGGATGCCTGTTTCGTAATAGAATACAAAGATTAGCTAATTTAATCAGCCAGGAATCTATCCAGTGCTAAACAAAAGCTATACCCACCATTGGAAAGGCGACACGGCAGCGCAGTTGACGAATATGTACTGCCCGCTCCGGTACTTGAAGCCCTGAGGCTTGGACACGTGGAGAGCCAGCACGTTCCCTGGGTACACCGCCACCTTCAGTATCTTCACCGGCCTCACGCTCGATCTGAACGCTCTGATCAGCCGCTCGGTCGCGTAGATGATCATCGGGATCGCCAGGTACATCCAGGTCTGCCATTAATTAAATAAGATTAACGTACGTTCGGAGTGGATTAGATGGAGAAAATTATTAAGGTGCTTTTGGTATGATATATGCTTACCGACTTCTTGTACCATTGATGGGAGAGGTAAAGGAAGATGCCGTGGATGATTAGGAGGATGTAGACGATGACGAAGAGGTGGTGGGAGTACCAGAAGGCATTGAAACCGGTGAGCCGGTTCAGGGGCTTGGGAAGCCCGATCCGGCCGCGGCGGAACCACGGGGTGGCCAGAACGAAGGCGATGGTCATCAGCACCACCATGGTGATCCCGGTCCACCCCTCCGTTCCCTTCACGAACCACCAGTAGTTGTTCGGCCTCGTGTCCCCGAAGAATGGCTTCATCGGCACGTACGCCGCGTCGCTCGCATGCAGGAGCCGCGGGAAGTCGCAGGTCAAGTGCGAGATTGCGTGCAATCCCACGCCAATGGCGATCCCCACCGCAATCAcctattaattaaaaaaaacacaagAGGACAAGAACATTTATGATTGGCTTTCGAAGTCAtataattaatacttttaaagGCGGAGGTTTTCAAAAACAACCGGCGGAgaagatacatatatatataaatacctTGTGGAAGTTGAGATTGTCGTCGAATGGGAGGGCGGCGCCGAGCTTGGTCTTGTTGCGGAGCCAGGTGATGGTGTTGCGGCAGACGGGGAGGAGGATGAGGGCCATGTTGAACTTGAGGGTCTCGGCGCCGCCCTTGGCGACGCAGACGCAGTAGCCCATGACGTGATACACCGCCCGGCGCCGGTACTGCATGAACTTCCAGGCGAAGAGGCCGGCGCAGATGGCGAGCCACAGCGCCAGCACCCATACCCGCTTCCAGTTGTCCTCCAGGAAGTACCTGGCCCGCTGGTACCACCGCCGGAGTGGGTTCGGCTCCTCGGTCGGCTTCAGCTTCTGGCTCAGCATCTGGCTCAGGTTCCTGCTGTTCGTCGTCCCGATCCGGATCGACTGCCCCGGGACTTGCAGCAGAAGCATCTCCAAATTGTATATCTGAAAGCCGATCATCATCTAATCAGTCTTCCTGGCCTTTTTCTCGAAATcattctaattttctttttctttagaagaattcgaTGGTGTTTTACCTCGATGTAGCCAAGACTATTGGGGTCCAATTCTTCCATAATGAGGCGGGCGTACTCCTCCGCCTGTTCTTGGATCTTGGAGAGCTTGTTTGCTGAGGCGCTAAGAGAGATGATCTGTCGATCACAATTCATGCATAAAATGATTCATAATTAAAATTTTGCCATGGGTAGGTGAGCTTGGCTTGTTTAGCATGAAAacgagacaaaaaaaaaaaaaaaaaaacgagttAGTCAAGTCTCTTGGCTTGcttgctttatttttttttccgctAAAACCGGTGGTATCATATCTAATATGTACGGatacaaataaaaaaatcaaaaaataaaatgtctAGGCAACTCTGCCTCGCGGACCCATGTATGGTCCTGAGTGGCTTGCTTCCGGACACCAAATAGGACCGCAACCCAAATAAGACATCCCTCTTGATGGGATAATGTCATTTCCCCAAAGTGGTGAGAGTGCTTTTATTTCCTTACCTCTTTGACCTCTTCTTCGCCGATCCTTCCGTCGGCATTCTTGTCCACCCTGCACAtgtaatataaaattaatttcttccgAGCAAATCCCGGGTTGGATTACCGAGTGTAATAAATTAATCTTATCCTAGAGGCTGGAATTACTAAGGTAGTTACATGTCGAAGAAGGTTTGGAGCCTGGAGTCGAAGCTCTGGTCCGAGATCTGGTCCCAGAACTCCCTCAGCACCGCCTTGGTGATCGAGTCGCCGATTATATTTCTCCTCCTCGCCAGCGCGTCGAACAACTCTCCCGCAAACTCCTTGGACTCCTTCATTCCTGCATCATTATTCCTTTTCTCCATTATTTCCTTTTACCAATTTTTACTTTTCTTTAAATGGTAAGGAAGATTCAAAACAATCGAAAAGAATAGTGAAGAAGAAACCGTCAGAGTCAGAGAGAGTAGTTGGTGACTGACCTATGCACTGGCCGAAGAGGGAGCGGGGGAGGGCACCGTCGACGGCGAGCTCGTCGAAGCGCTTCTCGATGGCCGGCCAGCCGGCGGCGCCGTCGGTCTTGCTGATGAACTTGAGACCCTTGAGGGCGTGCGCGGCGGCCGACTTGGACCGGTCGACCGGGCCCGGGCCGGACCTCTTGGTGACCGAGGCCAGCCGCTTCAGCTCCTGCGACACCTGCCGGATCCGGGACGACGCGCTCCGTAGCACCGACGACCCGATGGAGCCGGACTGCTTCTCCAGCGTCCGGGCCAGCAGCGTCATCTCCGGGTCCTCCGCCTCCCCGCCCGCCGCCGGCTTCACGCTGTGCACCGCCACCGAGTCGTCGCGGACATCAAGCGTGATCTCCACGTACTGCTCGTCATCGCCGGCGGCGGAGCTCGGTAGGTTGAATCGGGCGCTCTTCCGGCTGCTGCGCTTGCTGAGCGGCCCGCTGTGGCCGACCCGATCGCTGCCGACGCTCTCGGTCTCGATGATGTCCGACTGGTGGTCGCCGCCCTTCCCGTCGTCCGTCCCCATCTTCTGCATTCCGGCTCTCGGATCCCCGGCGACGCCCGAGAATTTTTGACCAATATAACTTCTAATTCTCAGCTAGCTAGTAGTTACTAAGTACCTCAACAACTTCCAATTACAATTGCCGAGacgatcttttaattttttttccctcgAGGGACAACAACGAAAACAGTAAAGAATAAAGGAAATTTGGGAAGAGATCAGGGCTTATATCTTCCCCTTTGGTGAGGTTTTTGGGTTGTGGGAAATATATAGAGAGTGTTATCGTCGCTGTTGGTTTGGTGGGGGCGGTCGCGTAACCTTCCCACCAACCTTCTCAAAAAGAAAGACGGGTGGTCAAACTGCCGCGTGGTCAGCTtcggtttctttctttttttaataaattaaatttattaaataattaaattaatctagaatatatatatatatatatatctaaaaataaaatatctaaaaattcaatataaatatgaggtggaaaaaaaataattagctaGAGTTTTTCTTGCACATATATCCTTTTAAATATACGAAActgtataaatatttttataaaaataaaaagtaatatatatataataaatattttacaaagGTATTTATACAAATAGcaattttacaaaaatatttatataattttatatattttggagaaaatatatgtaaaagaaattcaTATATCATCATCCCATCTATGgtgcttttaattttttttaaatatatgtcaTCTTAAAATTTTAGTGGCAAGCGTCAAATTTTATTGGCGTTGTTATTGACGCCACCGGGGCGAGTAGGTTATGCCTGGCATTGGGGTCTGCCACGTGTCCATCATCGCGGGCGGCGAAGCTTCAGAAATTAGACGAGTAGCAGGTTGTTTGGCACGTGGAGAATGAGATAGAGAGGCACGAGCGTGAGTGGAGCGCGCCGGAGACGGGTCCCCACGCGATGACCGCGCAATCCGCGTTCCCCGCCGCTGAATTCTAGGTACCCGTTTTGGACCCGCTTGGTAGATTGGTGGGGATACAGGCAATTGGATCGTGTATGGCCTCTTTGGTATCCGTCAATCTCGGCCGTCCAGATGGATTTCGATGAGCCATGATTCCAATGAGGAATACAGGTGTGGTATCTCGCCAAGGTGTTCGTCACAGCGAGAAAGATCGCCCACTGCAGCATGAGATGACTTGAACAGGGAATTGGTCGTTCCTAAGTTTGTGTCGTAACTACTATTGTTTCCCTACTACATTTCCCGTCCATTTTTGCGGCTGAAGAAGATATGGATAGGATGATAAAAGCTCATACGAATCGGAAGAAGAAACTAATAATATAAATCCGAAGAAGAAACTGCGGCAGGTCTAATCCCATAGTCGCCGAGTAGTTGTCTCCCAGAAAATGTTCCAAACTCGCAGCTATATAGAATGACGCATATTTTAGTGTATAAATGACCGTCAAACTAAAGCTAGGGCTTAGTATGGCCATTAATCTCTCAAGGATGACAAAATCAAGAAAAGCGCATATCTTGGATCGAATCGCCGGTCTGTTCTAGCTTTCAAGAGTTGCTTAGGTCGGAGAACAATCAAAGAAATGGAAAGCTCTATAATTCCAAAAGAACGGACCATCTCTTCTTTGTTTGTCATTTTGCTAATAAgatttagagagagaaaatagcTGCCAAaaactttcttctcttcttctattAAAATCAGAGCAGATCGGGTCAGTCAGCTAGTCAGCTCATCATGGACACCCAACTATATATGTAAGACCTAATTTAAACAGTTTTGCCTACAGCGTAGGATGGGAGATTCATGAAGCTTTTAAGCATCTACCTTTGCTTTTGGGGTTCATTTCCTGAGAGCACAAATTAATGGTCGTACTACAGTGGTTTTACAGAGTTGTTGTGCTTGATCTCGATATTATAGAGCGACATACTACGCGCTTTGCTCCTGCGGCACGGCCCGCTACCTCAGGCCTCATCAACGGCTCACCAACTCCGCTTTTCGAGTTCTACGGCATTGAAATGTGCGATCTAGCTAACAATTCGATGCGAAGCCAATAAAGGTGAGAGAATGTTAGGGTGGAAATTTCTTAGTTGTAGACCTTGGCGGCCTTGGTGCGAGCTTTACGACTCGCAAATATCCTGCATTCCTTTCCAATGCGAGTCCACGCTGACTTTTCGCTGGGAGCTGGGGAAGATCGCCTGCGACGTTTGTTAAATTCCTATGATTGCATCATTTCGCGTTTGGACTTTTTGACAGAAGTTGACAGAGTTGTGTTCTCATCGTGCCATACATCAGATGTTTAGACCCTGATGATCAAGAGTCGTAACCACATTAAGTGCAGGGTGCGACTCTTGGCTGCTACCCAATATTGCTTCATTACCGGCATCCATCAAATGGTGAAGATTTCTCCCTTTAGGCCTTACCCcgagaaataataataaaagaaatagTTTGTGTCAATGCCAATTGGAGGATGTAAAAGGCTCATCCTGAAAAGGGATCTGGTGCATGCTGTCGAGATTATTCATTCAGATCGTTCCGAAAAATCTTTGATTATTCTGAATATCTAGGGCTCTACCTCAGCTCTTGTAATGTCTTGGACACTGTTCATCATTTGGGAGCTCCGACCTCTGAGTTTTCTCAAGATCAACTTCGACAGATGTGTGATAGATGGTGGTAGGAGGGGCGGAGCTAGCTTTATGATTAGAGGCTTGGGCTTTAGACTCGTCGCAGCTGGCGGTAGCTCGACCTTCGATATCTCAGTTTTAGGAGCAGAGCTGAAAGCCGTCTGGGCCAACTTTAGCTATGCTCGACGTACCCTAAGAGTTGATGCCACCCGAGGTTGAGGGCGACTCTACTATGGTGATTGGTTGGATCCAGAGGTGGGCTAGAAATGTGAATACACACTCCTGCTTCAAGACATATGCAGTTCGACGATAGAATGTATCTCCCTTGCATCGAGACACATCTACCGGAAGGCAAATAGGGTTGCCACTTGGGTAGCCTCATTCATAGCTTATTACTCCGGTTAGATTCTATGAACCGATGTGATGTTTGCTTCAATGACTTTTCGAGGGTTGTTGCTTTTTGCTTCTTTGGATGTATTTATATCATAACGTTATAAAATGCCCATCTTAacgtaaaaaaataaaaaaaatactgcaTGATATGAATGTAAAATGCATATAATTGTTGTCTGCCATCATTGCGTTGGTGGCAAAATTTTTTTGTTCATTTGCCCCCCAAATTCTTAGGAGAACATGAACTATTAATCTGAAAAACatgacttttttttatttttaattatcttATAGGAGTATGGTATATTTCTGCGGGATTCCAAGCCAAAATCCGTTAAAAGCGCATGCACTGTGGAATACCAAATCATCACACGCAAGATTGATTGTGGCGCAAGTTATCGTGGCTAGGATTAGATAGACTGCTTGACCGTTGTGCACGGTAGAGGTTTGAAAtttagaatttagaatggcTAATCCTGTTTGTTTGCTTCTGATGTCGATATGACATCGAAGGTGACGCAACGGTATGCGCGCGCGTGAAAGAGAGAGGTAGATGGATAGAATCACAGCTGAGAGAAGCAACCATACAGAGCTTGTTTGGTTcgtggataaaaaaaaaaaaaaaagatagaaaagtaTTTTGAACGAAAAGTAAAAGAATGCTTTttgtttgattggagttttcaaaagagagagacatGGCATCTTTTGAAAATTCCAATCAaacaaaaggcatctttttactttctcgttgattatatttttctttcttctttattcGCAAACAAAAAAGTTTGTATTTTCgtgaaaatatgattcccacgttttatggaaaagtctttttcttaagaaatattaaaaaaaatactttttcgtGAGCCGGAAATcgaatcatttttatttttttctcaaaaagacccttcagctatacttatttgatccaaagcattaaaaacctaatttttattaagggtataataagaATTACCCATAACTTtctcagaaaagtggatggtcaaccaaacataagcactctgaaaatgtcatttttttttttttttggtaaaacggCCGCTCACACACGACGGGCGTGAAGCTGgcctacaaaatcagaaaacaaaatactgCGTAAAGATGCAGGCACAGCCTCGTGGTCTACCCAAAGAAAGTCTCCCGAATGATGAGCCGCGAAAGAAGCAACCCAGTCAGCCGCACCGTTTGCCTCCTGATATACGTGCGAGGCTTGGTAAGAGACAAACTCCCCCAATGCTCTACGGATATCGTGAAGCAGCGGCCAGTCCTCGACTGAGTACCCCCCTCCCCGGATCCACCCAATCACCGTGGTCGAGTCCCCCTCGAGAAGGATGTGACCCTCTCCAagtacccgcctcgcataggagaTACCCTCCCAGGCCGCCTGAAGCTCTGCAGTCACCACTGATAAACCAAAAATCCTGCGTCCACCTGCCGCCACAAGTCTGGCATCATGATCCCTGATAATGAATCCCACACCTCCACAGCTCCCATCCGCTGATACACtgccatcgaagttcaccttgagaaagccagggggtgggggcacccaggATACAAGTATCGTCCTGGACGCTGCAAGAGCAGAATgggggccccagatgtccctcgCCAACCCAGTAGGTGGAGCCTCACTGGCGCCGCTGATCTCCGCCGCAAGCCGTAGAGCTCGGTCCGCCACCACCCTCGGATGGAGGCTCTCACCATCGAAGACCCATGTATTCCTCCCCAGCCAACAATGATAGGCCAGGTAGGCATCACGAGTCCCCCTCTCCATGTATACAGACCCCCGGACCGAAGCCTCCAAATGACGAAGGAACTCCTCAATAGACGCCCACAACTGCCTATGGTCGGGCTGAGCGGAAGCATGTCTCCATATCTGACTAGCTCTCGGGCACCCAAACAGGACATGATAGATGGTCTCCTCTGTCGCCTGACAAGCTCCACATCCGGCCGGGACCCTCACTCCCCGTCTCGCCAGGACCCCACAAGTAGGTAAACacccccaagccaccttccacaGGAACAAGGCCACTCGGGGGTGAATATGCATCCTCCATATCCAGCCGCAGTCCATCTGTCTCACAGGGGGCCCTCTACCAATCGCTAAAAGGTCCCGAACTCTCACAGTCGTCCTGCCTGTCCTGCTCCATACCCTCCTATCCACTGCCTCCCCCTCCGGGATCGGCAGAGCTAGGACGCGCTCAGCAAGGTGCTCCCCGAACACCTGTCGAACAAGACTCGTGTCCCACCTCCGCTCCCCCGGGACAAATAAGGCACACACTCTACGTCCCTCCATCCAACCATGGTCAATCTCAGTGGGCCACCCGTGCAGAGCTACCTCAGCCAGCCATCTGTCCTCCAAAATGCTGATCGACCGCCCATCCCCAATCTCCCACCTGATCTCTGGCAACACTCCCGGGGCGCGAGCACAGATCTCTCGCCAAATAAAAGAAGCTCCACGGCCAGAGCGTAGGGCGTAGTGGGGGGCAGGATCCCCATACTTCGCCCTCAGTAGTGAGCCCCAAAGGCCCTCAGGCTCTAGAATAAACCTGGCGGCCAATCTGGTCGCCAATAACTCCCTCCGCTCGACCAGTGAATGAACACCAAGTCCTCCCCTGTCGGTCGGCTGGCAAATAGACTCCCAAGCCACCAGGTGAACACCGTCTCTGCCTCCCCGCCGTCCCCAGATGAACGTGCGAAACATCCTCTCCAATCCCCGGATCACAACGAGAGGGACTAGGGTGTTGGAGAGCAAATAAATGGGGATAGAGCTCAACACTGACCGTACCAAGGTGAGTCGGCCCATCATCGATAGTGCACCCGCCTGCCAGCCCTCCAGACGGTGGGTGATGCTCTGCTCCATAGATGTACACTCCCTCCGTCATAGCCGACGTCCCGTAATAGGCACCCCAAGGTATGTAAGGGTCCCCACCTGCTCTCCAATCCCTAGGAGGCTCATAATAGACTGCCTCGCACCATGGTCAGTCTTCGGGCTAAAGAAAATGGCAGACTTGGTCAGATTAACCAGCTGCCCCGATACACCACAGTATGCCCCCAAGATCCGGCTGATGGCCCGGGCTGATCTGCTCGTCGCGCGGGCTAACAGTATACAATCATCAGCAAATAGTAGATGCGAAACCCTGGCCGTCCCGGCCCCTGGGCCATAGACCTCCAACTCCTGCTCATGGACAGCCAGTCTGAGTGCACGGGACAGAGAATCTGCACATAGAATGAACAGAAGTGGTGACAAAGGGCAGCCCTGTCTCAATCCTACTGACGACTCGAAGAAACATGATGGTGAGCCATTAAACAATAAGGCAAAGGACGGGGACAGTATACAACCGAGCACCCATCTGACCCACTGCGGGTGAAATCCAAACCCCTCCAAGCATCGCCGCACGAACTCCCATCTCATCCTGTCGTATGCTCGCTCCATATCGAGTTTGACTCCCATTAAGCACCTGCTCTTAGGCGCTTTCTGGAGGTCAGCCATGAACTCATGAGCAATGAGGACGTTATCCGAAATGGAACGCCCCCCAACAAAAGCCCCCTGCTCAGGGCAAATGAGTCTGGGTAGGATACCCCTCATCCTCTGGACTAGTACCCTCGCCACCACCTTATACAGGGTGGTGCACAAGCTGATCGGTCTATAGTGGCACGACTCAATAGGGTCCTGTCTCTTCGGAATCAGTGTAATGAAGGTCCTCCTCCACTCCACGGGCATCTCTGTCGACACAAAAAACTGCTGGACTGCCGCAATCACCTCCTGTCTAACTATGTGCCAGTACCTCCTGAAAAAGATAGGGGGAAAACCATCTGGCCCCGGGGCTCTGTCCTCGCCCAAAGACCAAAGGGCCGCATGTACCTCATCCCCGGACACTGGACTAACCAAAGCAGCGTTCTCCTCCACTGATACCTGCCTCCCTGGTGCCGGTCCGCAAGCTCCTCCATATGTGCCTCC
This window of the Phoenix dactylifera cultivar Barhee BC4 unplaced genomic scaffold, palm_55x_up_171113_PBpolish2nd_filt_p 000117F, whole genome shotgun sequence genome carries:
- the LOC103720078 gene encoding respiratory burst oxidase homolog protein C-like; this translates as MQKMGTDDGKGGDHQSDIIETESVGSDRVGHSGPLSKRSSRKSARFNLPSSAAGDDEQYVEITLDVRDDSVAVHSVKPAAGGEAEDPEMTLLARTLEKQSGSIGSSVLRSASSRIRQVSQELKRLASVTKRSGPGPVDRSKSAAAHALKGLKFISKTDGAAGWPAIEKRFDELAVDGALPRSLFGQCIGMKESKEFAGELFDALARRRNIIGDSITKAVLREFWDQISDQSFDSRLQTFFDMVDKNADGRIGEEEVKEIISLSASANKLSKIQEQAEEYARLIMEELDPNSLGYIEIYNLEMLLLQVPGQSIRIGTTNSRNLSQMLSQKLKPTEEPNPLRRWYQRARYFLEDNWKRVWVLALWLAICAGLFAWKFMQYRRRAVYHVMGYCVCVAKGGAETLKFNMALILLPVCRNTITWLRNKTKLGAALPFDDNLNFHKVIAVGIAIGVGLHAISHLTCDFPRLLHASDAAYVPMKPFFGDTRPNNYWWFVKGTEGWTGITMVVLMTIAFVLATPWFRRGRIGLPKPLNRLTGFNAFWYSHHLFVIVYILLIIHGIFLYLSHQWYKKSTWMYLAIPMIIYATERLIRAFRSSVRPVKILKVAVYPGNVLALHVSKPQGFKYRSGQYIFVNCAAVSPFQWHPFSITSAPEDDYLSVHIRTLGDWTRQLKTVFSRVCQRPADGKSGLLRADCDGDADISIPSMPRVLIDGPYGAPAQDYKKYDVVLLVGLGIGATPFISILKDIVNNMKQLESEGLLDSEGDRDLEGAGGSSHRPSGTSSTFNTRRAYFYWVTREQGSFEWFRGVMNEVAETDKKGVIELHTYCTSVYEEGDARSALITMLQSLNHAKHGVDVVSGTRVKSHFARPNWRNVYKRIALNHRDQRIGVFYCGAPTLTKQLRQLAQDFSRKTTTKFDFHKENF